In Festucalex cinctus isolate MCC-2025b chromosome 5, RoL_Fcin_1.0, whole genome shotgun sequence, a single genomic region encodes these proteins:
- the cspg4ba gene encoding chondroitin sulfate proteoglycan 4 isoform X2, producing MFSFGKRAPKKLLLWLCGLLWWSLLVELASGASFYGDGFVQLKATESSDHNKLRIRFRTSSTNGLLFLATGQSDYILLELNAGRLQLKLDLGSGEQLLRSEKGTQLNDLAWHSVEVNHFKHNVTLTVNKNSHTSAKIPGPHHVLNILDGIYVGGSVGLDRLYLPRDLIGFRGCMEDVVFNEHDLLSSLRPYTGFKTVHEVSLGCSPQFFATEDDPISFFSSRAYVSLPSWNVQQEATFECVVHTSAREGIILYSSAKEGDFVALEIQEGLLVAIVGKGGSKTELRSLTIINDRKWHDMKMRLNSKTLELTVDGEMVKSSISSRSKGLQFKGYVFIGGIDDSTRSEVRKAELMSVSGKRMRGGSFKGCMKNIQVSGGKMGLANAVVTKDISVGCEPEKEQVPLATTSPTSAPESLFFLVTPTPSLHMSTLARGLDRRYGSNFVQVKPLIVEEGGRASLEAKHIKVLLDFKTLGIRQSQIVFQIQDQPVRGQIRLDVDQDQPQNTFSMLDLWHERVMYIHGGSEEPDDFFMFSIASSSRKEVPDYLRASKLYRFNITVTPTNDAPELSLPEGNLFVLVENSKKRLNADVLKATDIDSNYNNLVFTVLGNLNADAGYLEIENNPGTAVTSFSHSDLQELRVYYVHTGIRNSRIVLRVSDGEKVSNTVVLRLMAVALEYKIANNTGLNVNQGEIAAIGSQQLSVETNAVKQVIDIRYDVIEQPQYGELQRLHSSGEWRPTDSFSQRLLEKGGRLRYVSTYREIQTYNATDYIKCKVIVAARATAELVFPITVNWVRYNLVRNVIMNLDKVRKMTLNSEYLFAAAKGVIVSEEDLYFRVLTTPKKGKLLLETTVLTKNSTFSQRDVTDLKVRYELVDRPHEDTHDRFKFHLFSKHAQSQNYDFQFSIKADVNNVFIRNAGLVLQEGESKLITKNELFAETLLTQDMYYTVISSPKHGSLARITQSNSNSSYKNILTFSNQDLAEDRIMYVHDDGETSQDEFTFIVSTTQGFKAFIADDEIGSEEGTFNISIQLINDQKPVRVIDKVFHVVREGQRLLTVEDLRYHDPDSDFDDGQLIYIRRGIPMGDLVLANDTNHRLFEFRQRDLEEKKVLFIHKGASVGRFVLFVSDGKNFVSSLLDISAQDPFLKVVHNTGLLVQKGQSVTFTTNNFTITSNLDIRDDQEVAFKLREKPKYGGLYRDEIVVESFTLSELKNGLISYRHDDSKHLADHFNLTVTANDIHLIAKINVKVYLESHQRPPIVQHHNNLLVEEGKTVKIDDTKLEVTHEDSVPSEIVFTVKMGPYHGFLRHFVEADERHVGSKESPVKTFTQKDINSGNIQYVQVEPDKVNDTFTLEATNGVTDVGNISVSVDVIPRLIPLQVSNFTVEEGGYKALTKDILEVNNRHFSGINFLFNVTEPPRHGHIEHSRHPGVPLTTFSRRQVEHEFIYYVHDSSETLADNFTVVANDTGLRKQSEARTLFVQVTAVNDEPPVITANRVLRVWVSSVTEISLEDLRAQDLDTPPEELHFMVTPPSNGHLALKSTPMTAVLNFTQAHIDQGQLLFVHKGAMSGGLNFQVNDGVNFTPRQIFSITARALVLNLAQNRPLKVFPGSSTAISNEELQVVTNDVSSALNRTITFSVIRHPKLGRLVRKQSGNVSVDISTFTQDMVDRKEVMYIQTPIESVGWEAMDSLTLSVASPPSSLESLTFKIDISYENTGPEHNTVLLANTGAQVMEGESVIIDEFKLDATNLMSKLPTPQRSANEVWFQVTSLPRHGVIVVGERNLTKEKPNFSQFIINKYGITYKHDNSETAHDSFAFSAWVNPKGKTAQRPVDDIDVIEESFNITISAVNDQPPVLKTKAPSLTVVQGDAVAIKPDNLSVEDLDNPPDDIVFSVISKPNNGYLALDGQLNESIGAFTQAQINNGSVYFIQDGSPTSGVFYFSVTDGHHKPIYKLFNLDVTKITISLVNHTGLTLEQGSTAVFLTQDKLAAKTNGRNATIHYQISRQPKFGKLLLDTQEVSQFDQEVVQAGRLAYHMTNLTSAEDSFEFTAFTSEANLSAQVLNVTVTPLIQVGKSVKAPSGIAVKLNSASLDASKLADICSCDPVFKIVSHPNYGKVVRPKTKRLRKSEPLDSFTFQDVMQEKVALQLNANMTGVQELSDSLVFLLKADNIQPAKGEFHFTIVPYDPADVPTTKNPVATTSSPSQTTIQTARNAATYPERSTAVIYTQQPSKNQQRFKGRSRWGKSNRTSIFSTTLGKPTTGTDHFPFINTPVRVESYPQKSSNPLLVILPLLALLLLVIIFVVLVVYLRHHRRRKQRTDTPKEPGLPSSPSYQGQTQRSTTVPTVTVTPLSPTGTGSPALSHLLVRNERPYNYNTVDSNILVSSWSRDSPTAFSQTIHTGTPSLQRNQYWV from the exons ATGTTCTCCTTTGGGAAAAGAGCCCCGAAGAAGTTACTGCTGTGGCTCTGCGGGCTGCTTTGGTGGTCGCTCCTGGTCGAGTTAGCGTCGGGAG CGTCCTTTTATGGCGATGGCTTTGTCCAGCTGAAGGCAACAGAGTCGTCCGACCATAACAAGCTCCGCATTCGCTTCCGAACTTCCAGTACCAATGGCCTGCTGTTTCTTGCCACCGGCCAGAGCGACTATATTCTACTAGAGCTCAATGCCGGTCGCCTGCAG CTGAAACTAGACTTGGGATCTGGGGAGCAACTACTGCGATCCGAGAAAGGCACACAGCTTAATGACCTTGCCTGGCATTCGGTGGAGGTCAACCATTTCAAGCACAATGTCACTCTGACAGTAAACAAAAACTCTCACACAAGTGCAAAGATCCCTGGCCCCCATCATGTTCTCAACATCCTGGATGGTATCTATGTAGGAGGTTCAGTTGGCCTTGACAGACTTTACCTCCCCAGAGACCTAATTGGCTTTCGAGGCTGCATGGAGGATGTCGTCTTCAATGAACATGACTTGCTGTCATCGCTGAGGCCGTACACTGGATTCAAGACTGTCCATGAGGTGTCGCTAGGTTGTAGTCCCCAGTTTTTTGCCACAGAAGATGACCCCATTAGCTTCTTTAGCTCCAGGGCCTACGTTTCGCTTCCCTCTTGGAATGTCCAACAAGAAGCAACGTTCGAGTGTGTTGTGCATACTTCAGCCAGAGAAGGCATAATCCTGTACAGCTCTGCCAAAGAGGGGGACTTTGTGGCACTGGAGATTCAAGAAGGCTTGCTCGTGGCTATCGTTGGAAAAGGTGGTAGCAAAACGGAGCTACGTTCACTCACAATTATCAATGACAGGAAATGGCATGACATGAAGATGCGCTTAAATTCTAAAACGCTTGAATTAACTGTTGATGGGGAAATGGTGAAAAGTAGTATTAGCTCTCGCTCCAAGGGGCTGCAGTTTAAAGGCTACGTTTTTATTGGCGGCATCGATGACAGCACTAGATCGGAAGTCAGAAAGGCTGAGTTGATGTCCGTGTCAGGAAAACGAATGCGTGGAGGCTCCTTCAAAGGATGTATGAAGAATATTCAAGTGAGCGGAGGGAAGATGGGGCTTGCCAACGCAGTCGTCACAAAGGATATCTCAGTTGGCTGTGAACCTGAGAAAGAACAAGTGCCATTGGCCACTACCAGTCCAACAAGTGCCCCGGAATCACTGTTTTTCTTGGTGACCCCAACACCATCACTGCACATGTCAACACTTGCAAGGGGTTTGGACAGACGGTATGGCTCTAATTTCGTGCAAGTAAAACCCCTGATAGTTGAAGAAGGTGGCCGAGCATCTCTTGAGGCCAAACACATCAAGGTGCTCTTGGATTTCAAGACGCTTGGTATTCGTCAGTCTCAAATTGTGTTCCAAATTCAAGATCAACCAGTGCGTGGTCAGATCAGGCTTGATGTTGATCAGGACCAACCTCAGAATACCTTCAGCATGTTGGACCTTTGGCATGAACGAGTAATGTATATCCATGGAGGCTCTGAAGAGCCAGATGACTTCTTTATGTTTTCAATAGCATCCAGCAGTCGGAAAGAAGTTCCGGATTATCTCAGGGCTAGCAAATTGTACCGCTTCAACATTACAGTAACACCCACTAATGATGCGCCTGAATTGAGTCTCCCTGAAGGCAATCTGTTTGTCTTGGTGGAAAACTCCAAAAAACGACTCAATGCAGATGTTCTGAAGGCCACAGACATTGACAGCAACTATAACAATCTTGTTTTTACTGTGCTCGGGAACCTGAATGCAGATGCAGGGTATTTGGAAATTGAAAACAATCCTGGAACAGCGGTGACCTCATTCTCTCACTCAGACTTGCAAGAATTGAGAGTGTATTATGTTCACACAGGGATTAGAAACTCAAGGATAGTGCTTAGAGTCAGTGATGGGGAGAAGGTTAGTAACACGGTAGTTTTAAGGTTGATGGCTGTAGCACTTGAGTATAAAATTGCTAACAACACAGGTCTGAATGTCAATCAAGGAGAAATAGCTGCAATTGGTTCACAACAATTGTCTGTAGAAACCAACGCTGTCAAACAAGTGATTGACATCCGCTATGATGTCATTGAACAGCCGCAGTATGGAGAGCTCCAGAGACTTCACTCAAGTGGTGAATGGAGGCCCACTGACTCGTTTTCCCAAAGGCTTCTTGAAAAAGGGGGACGCTTGAGGTATGTTAGCACATACCGCGAGATTCAGACATACAATGCCACTGATTACATTAAGTGTAAAGTCATTGTGGCTGCAAGGGCAACCGCAGAATTAGTTTTCCCAATCACCGTGAATTGGGTGAGGTACAACTTGGTGAGGAATGTAATTATGAATTTGGATAAGGTTAGGAAAATGACACTTAACTCAGAGTATCTGTTTGCTGCAGCCAAGGGTGTGATTGTTTCTGAGGAGGATCTTTATTTTAGGGTTCTTACCACACCAAAGAAAGGAAAACTGCTACTGGAAACTACAGTTTTGACAAAGAACTCAACCTTTAGCCAAAGAGATGTCACCGATCTAAAAGTACGCTATGAACTCGTTGACCGGCCTCATGAGGACACACATGACAGATTCAAGTTTCACCTGTTCTCCAAACATGCTCAGTCCCAGAACTATGATTTTCAGTTTTCAATTAAAGCTGATGTTAAtaatgttttcatcaggaatgctGGACTGGTTCTTCAGGAGGGGGAAAGTAAGCTGATAACAAAAAACGAGCTCTTTGCAGAAACGTTGCTTACTCAGGATATGTACTACACTGTGATAAGTAGTCCCAAACATGGAAGCCTTGCTCGTATTACTCAGTCTAATTCAAACTCGAGCTATAAAAACATCTTAACCTTCAGCAATCAAGATCTCGCAGAGGACCGGATCATGTATGTTCATGATGATGGTGAAACAAGTCAGGATGAGTTCACTTTCATTGTCTCTACCACTCAAGGTTTCAAAGCTTTCATCGCGGATGATGAAATTGGGTCAGAAGAAGGAACGTTCAACATATCCATTCAACTGATCAATGATCAAAAACCAGTACGTGTCATTGATAAAGTTTTCCATGTAGTAAGAGAGGGACAGAGGCTGCTCACCGTTGAAGATTTGCGTTACCATGATCCAGACTCTGATTTTGATGACGGCCAATTGATTTACATCCGTCGTGGAATTCCCATGGGAGATTTGGTGCTGGCGAATGACACGAATCATCGACTATTTGAGTTTCGGCAAAGGGATTTAGAAGAAAAGAAAGTTTTATTCATTCACAAAGGCGCAAGCGTCGGCAGGTTTGTGCTCTTTGTTTCTGATGGAAAAAACTTTGTGTCAAGTCTTTTAGACATCAGTGCACAGGACCCTTTTTTGAAAGTTGTTCATAACACTGGTTTACTGGTTCAGAAGGGACAGTCAGTTACATTTACCACCAATAATTTTACCATCACATCAAATCTGGATATTAGAGATGACCAAGAAGTTGCATTCAAGTTGCGTGAAAAACCCAAGTATGGAGGACTTTATCGAGATGAAATAGTGGTGGAATCATTCACACTGTCTGAGCTCAAGAACGGATTAATCTCTTATCGACATGATGACAGCAAACATCTGGCAGACCATTTCAACTTGACAGTAACGGCTAACGACATCCACCTTATAGCGAAGATCAACGTGAAGGTTTACCTGGAAAGTCATCAAAGGCCACCCATTGTGCAGCATCACAACAATCTACTGGTGGAGGAAGGAAAAACTGTCAAGATTGACGATACTAAACTTGAG GTCACACATGAGGACAGTGTGCCATCTGAGATTGTGTTCACAGTCAAGATGGGTCCCTATCATGGCTTTCTCCGACATTTTGTGGAAGCCGACGAACGTCACGTCGGAAGCAAGGAGTCTCCTGTCAAGACGTTTACCCAAAAGGACATTAACAGCGGAAACATCCAGTACGTGCAGGTAGAGCCTGACAAAGTCAACGACACCTTCACCCTGGAGGCCACCAATGGCGTCACCGACGTAGGTAACATTAGCGTGTCAGTCGATGTCATACCCCGCCTCATCCCACTTCAAGTCTCCAACTTCACCGTGGAAGAGGGTGGCTATAAGGCCCTGACAAAGGACATACTTGAAGTCAATAACCGACACTTTTCTGGAATTAACTTCCTGTTTAATGTGACCGAGCCCCCACGTCACGGCCACATCGAGCACTCCCGACACCCCGGTGTGCCCTTGACAACTTTCAGCAGGAGGCAG GTGGAGCATGAATTCATCTACTACGTCCACGACAGCAGCGAAACGTTAGCAGACAACTTCACAGTGGTTGCCAACGACACAGGCCTGAGGAAGCAGAGTGAGGCTCGCACGCTGTTCGTCCAAGTTACAGCTGTCAACGATGAGCCCCCTGTTATCACCGCCAACAGGGTCCTCAGG GTTTGGGTGTCCTCAGTGACAGAGATCAGCCTGGAAGACTTGAGGGCGCAGGACCTTGACACTCCCCCGGAGGAGCTCCACTTCATGGTGACCCCTCCCAGCAACGGACACCTGGCTCTAAAGAGTACCCCAATGACAGCTGTGCTCAACTTCACCCAGGCCCACATAGACCAGGGACAGCTGCTGTTTGTGCATAAAG GTGCAATGTCTGGAGGATTGAACTTCCAAGTCAATGAtggtgtaaattttactccCAGACAGATCTTTAGTATTACTGCAAGAGCCTTGGTCCTCAATTTGGCGCAAAATCGCCCCCTGAAGGTTTTTCCAG GGTCTTCAACGGCAATTTCAAACGAGGAATTGCAAGTAGTAaccaatgatgtcagcagtgcTTTGAACCGCACAATTACATTCAGTGTAATCCGACATCCTAAACTGGGGCGTCTGGTGAGGAAGCAGTCTGGAAACGTCTCAGTTGACATTTCAACGTTCACGCAAGATATG GTGGATCGGAAAGAGGTCATGTACATCCAAACCCCTATTGAGTCAGTGGGCTGGGAAGCCATGGACTCATTGACCTTATCTGTGGCTTCACCGCCTTCGTCTCTGGAGAGCCTGACCTTCAAGATTGATATCTCCTATGAGAATACAGGACCGGAACATAACACAGTCCTTTTGGCAAACACAG GTGCTCAAGTAATGGAAGGAGAAAGCGTCATTATTGACGAGTTCAAGCTTGACGCAACGAACCTGATGTCTAAGCTGCCAACGCCTCAGCGGAGCGCCAATGAAGTGTGGTTCCAGGTGACGTCTTTGCCACGGCACGGCGTCATTGTCGTCGGCGAACGAAACCTCACCAAGGAGAAACCCAATTTCTCTCAATTCATCATCAACAAATACGGTATTACCTACAAGCACGACAACTCTGAGACAGCTCACGACTCATTCGCCTTCAGCGCATGGGTGAACCCAAAGGGCAAAACGGCTCAAAGGCCTGTCGATGACATTGATGTTATCGAAGAGTCTTTCAACATTACGATCTCTGCTGTGAATGACCAGCCACCTGTGTTGAAAACTAAAGCACCCAGTCTGACTGTGGTACAAGGAGATGCTGTAGCCATTAAGCCAGACAACCTCAGTGTGGAAGACTTAGACAATCCCCCTGATGATATTGTCTTCTCTGTGATTAGCAAGCCCAACAATGGATACCTAGCGCTTGACGGACAACTGAATGAATCGATTGGGGCCTTCACCCAAGCCCAGATCAATAATGGGAGTGTTTATTTTATCCAAGATGGCAGCCCTACCTCAGGCGTGTTTTACTTCAGTGTGACGGATGGCCACCATAAGCCAATTTACAAACTCTTCAACCTCGATGTGACAAAGATCACCATCTCTCTGGTCAACCACACAGGACTGACACTCGAGCAAGGTAGCACCGCAGTTTTTCTAACACAAGACAAGCTTGCGGCCAAGACGAATGGCAGGAACGCCACAATTCACTACCAGATTTCAAGGCAACCAAAGTTTGGAAAACTTCTATTGGACACTCAAGAGGTATCACAGTTTGATCAGGAAGTTGTACAGGCAGGACGCCTTGCTTACCACATGACCAATCTCACGTCTGCGGAAGACAGCTTCGAGTTCACAGCCTTCACTTCTGAGGCCAATCTGAGCGCACAAGTGCTAAATGTCACCGTCACGCCTCTGATCCAAGTTGGCAAAAGTGTTAAGGCACCCAGCGGGATTGCTGTAAAACTGAACTCTGCTTCCCTTGATGCTTCTAAACTGGCTGATATTTGTAGCTGCGACCCTGTGTTTAAAATTGTGTCACACCCCAATTACGGAAAAGTGGTTCGGCCAAAGACTAAAAGGTTGAGGAAATCTGAACCACTTGATTCTTTCACTTTCCAGGATGTTATGCAAGAAAAAGTCGCCTTGCAGTTGAATGCCAACATGACAGGAGTTCAAGAGTTAAGCGACTCACTGGTGTTTTTACTGAAAGCTGATAACATCCAACCTGCTAAAGGGGAGTTCCATTTTACTATTGTGCCATATGATCCCGCGGATGTTCCAACCACAAAAAATCCTGTGGCCACAACATCATCTCCCTCTCAGACAACAATCCAAACTGCAAGAAATGCAGCCACTTACCCAGAGCGCTCCACAGCTGTCATTTACACCCAGCAGCCAAGCAAAAACCAACAAAGGTTCAAAGGACGCAGCCGCTGGGGGAAGTCCAATCGAACAAGCATTTTCAGCACAACTCTTGGTAAACCGACCACAGGAACCGATCATTTTCCCTTCATCAACACGCCCGTTCGTGTGGAATCCTACCCGCAAAAAAGCTCCAACCCTCTTCTGGTTATCTTACCGCTACTCGCTCTGCTGCTGCTCGTGATCATTTTCGTGGTGCTCGTTGTTTACCTTCGACACCACCGGCGACGGAAGCAGAGGACCGACACGCCAAAGGAGCCCGGTCTTCCCAGCAGCCCATCATACCAGGGCCAGACCCAGAGGAGCACCACCGTTCCTACTGTCACTGTCACCCCATTGAGCCCCACCGGCACAGGTAGCCCCGCTCTCAGTCACTTACTGGTACGGAACGAGCGACCGTACAATTATAACACCGTCGATTCCAATATTCTTGTCAGCTCGTGGAGCAGGGATTCTCCCACTGCATTTTCACAAACCATCCACACTGGAACTCCCTCTCTTCAGAGGAATCAGTATTGGGTTTGA